Genomic DNA from Acuticoccus sp. MNP-M23:
CGCCTCTTTCAGGTCGCGGCGGCGGGTGTTGCCCGACCCCGCGTCCACCGCGACGGGATCAACGTCATCCACCAGCGCCTTGATCATGCCGAGGCGCTGCTTGAGCACTTCGACCTCGGCTTTCAGCGCCTGGTTCTCGGCAAGCATCTCGCCGGATGCCGGGAAGCCCCGCTCGCCTTCGGGCGCTTCACGCCGCACCACCGTGCGGCAGGTGAACATCGGCTGGGACTGGGCGCAGAGCTGGACCTCGCCGGTCGTCCGGTCGAGCCGCAGGATGTCCTCGCCTACGCGCTCGATCTGGAACCGATCGTCCGGGTTTGCACCGGGTCCGGTATCGGCCGGCGACGTCTGTGCCTGGGCGATGGATGCCGCGCCGACGCACAAGGCGCAGGCTGCGGCGATGGTCGCGAATTTCCGGGTCATGGGGTTCCTCCTCGTCTTCAGGACCAACGGCCCGAAGCGCGATCGGGTTCGCCGGGCCGGATATCAGTCTTCCAGCCGAAGGGCCGTGAAGCGCAGGTCGCCCTCGTTGTTGGACAGCGTCAGGAGTGCGGTCTTGCGGCCATCCTCCTTGAGCTTGGCAATGCGCGCCTCGATGTCCTGCGGCGTTTTCACTTCGCGCTGGCCAACTTCGAGGATGATGTCGCCTGGCACGATCCGCTTGTCGGCTGCCCGGCCGTCCGCTTCGACGGCGGTGACCACCACGCCTTCGATATCCTTCTCGATCTCGAATGTGGAGCGCTGGGTTTCCGACAATGCCTTCAACTCCATGCCCAGAAGGGTAAGGCCCACCTCGGTGTCGGCGGCGGGCTCCTCGGCCTCGTCATCGACCGCAAGGGCAGCGCGGGCTTCGCTTTCCTCCAGCTGGCCGACATCGACGGCAAGCTCCACGGACTTGCCTTCACGCAGCACCGTGACGGCAACCCGCTTGCCGATGGCGGTGTTGGCGACAATGCGCGGCAGCTCACGCATGGAATCCACTTCCTTGCCATCGAACAGCGTCACCACGTCGCCGGCCTGCATGCCGCCTGATGCGGCCGGCCCGTCATCCTCCACGCCCGCGATCAGCGCGCCGGTGGGTTCGTCCATGCCCAGATTGTCGGCAATGTCGTCGCTCACTTCCTGGATGCGCACGCCGAGCCAGCCGCGCCGCGTCTCGCCATATTCGAGAAGCTGGGTGATGACGGCGGTGGCGATCTCGGAGGGGATGGCAAAGCCGATGCCGATGGAGCCGCCGCTGGGGGAAATGATGGCAGTGTTGATGCCGACGACGTTGCCGTCCATGTCGAACAGCGGACCGCCCGAGTTGCCACGGTTGATGGCGGCATCGGTCTGCAGGAAGTCGTCGTAGGGGCCGCTTTGCAGGTTGCGGTTGCGGGCGGAGATGATGCCCACCGTCACCGTGCCGCCAAGGCCGAACGGGTTGCCGATGGCCATCACCCAGTCGCCGACGCGCATGTCGTCGGATGCGGCGAAGTCCAGCGGTTTCAGCGGATCTTCGGGTGTGACGCGCAGGACCGCCAGGTCCGTCTTCGGATCGCGGCCGACGATTTCGGCTTCGAGCTTGCGGCCGTCGGCGAAGTTCACGATCACCTCGTCCGCGTCCTTGATGACGTGGTTGTTGGTGATCACGACGCCATCGGCGGAGATGACGAAGCCGGAGCCCAGCGACTGGACGCGGCGCGGGTCGGGGCTGCCTTCGTCACGGTCGAAGAAATCGTCGAAGAATTCCTGGAAGGGGGTGTCTTCGCCCTCTTCTGAATCGGTGGACGGGGCTGCGGGGCGCCGCCCTTCCACGCGCTGCGAGGTGGAAATGTTGACCACCGAATCGAGCAAACCCTCGGCAAGGTCTGCCACGGAGCGAGGGCCAACCTCCTGAGCGTGCGTGGGTGCCGGCACGGTCGCCGACAGGAGCAACAGGCCAACCGCAGCAGCCGCGGTCGCCACGTTTTTCATGGGTGACGTCATTGAACCCCCCTATGCTCGAACCCGGGCCAGCATACCCGCTATTTGAAATATTTGCGTCAGAGTCAGGTCACGCAGACAGCCCGAGGTCAGATACGGGTCAGCCTCGTGCAAGCCAGACGATAACAACGCCGGCGGCAAGCGCAACGACGCCGCCCACACGCATCGTGTCGAGCGGCGTGTCCATCATCCGCGCCATAAGATCGCGCATGGTCTTCGGAAAGAGCGCGTAAATCGTGCCCTCGACGGCGAGCACGAGGCCCGCCGCCAAGAAAATTTCATTCATTCGGTCTTCTGCTCGGGCCGGACGATGGTCACGTTGCCGCGCTGCGTCTCGTTGACGCCTGCGGTTGCCGCAGCGGGCGCAGGGGCCGCAGCACCCGAACCGGTATCGGCATTCACGTCAGCGTTGGCAGCACTGTTTGCGGCAGGCAGCGGTGCCGGGTCTGCGTTGGCCACCGCTTCGGCGGTGCTCTCCTCGGCCGGCGTGGTGGCGCCGGACGCGTCGGCACCCTCCTGCGGCGCCACATCGCTATCGGATGCAGCATCGTTCGCCGGTTCGGTTGCCGGCGCGGTTGCGGCGGCTTCCGACGACGGGGTCACCGTGGTCTCGGGCGCCGCTGCGCCTTCACCGGCCGGTGCAGGCTCGTCATTGCCAAGGTCCACTTCGAGCGCGGCCTCAAGACCGGCCTGCGCTGCGGCCTTCGCCTCTTCGACAACCGCATCGAGGTTGGCCTGGGCCTCCGCAACGCTTTCGGCGGCCGTGGCCTTCGTCACCTCATCGGCCGGGCGGACGATCGGCGCATCCGTCTGCGTTGCGGTCAGGTCAGGCGCCGGAAGGTTGGCGTCGCCGGTCTGCTCGCGCGAGGCGAGACCGTCGGCACGCTCGCCGGCGGCACGGGCCGTGCGGGAAAGGCCCGCCGGATCGTTGAAGTAGCGGAAGAAGTCCGCATCCGGCGACAGGACGAGGCGGGTGTCCTGAGCTGCCAGCGATTCCACGTAGGCCTGCATCGCGCGATAGAACGCGAAGAATTGCGGGTCCTGCGTGTAGGCCTCGGCGAAGATCGCGTTCTTGCGACCGTCACCCTGACCACGGACCTGCTCGGCCTCCCGCTGGGCTTCGGCGCGCAGCACCGTTGCCGTCCGGTCGGCCGCCGCACGGACACGCTGCGAGGCTTCACGGCCCTGCGCGCGGATCTGTGTGGCTTCCTGCTCGCGTTCGGTCTGCATCCGCTGGAAAATGGCTTCGGAGTTGGCTTCCGGCAGATCGGCGCGCCGGATCTTCACGTCCACCACTTCCACGCCGATGTCCCGCGCACGGGCCGCCACGTCCTGCTGGATGCGGCTCATCAGCTCCGGCCGGTCATCGCGAACGATGTCCTGGAAGGTCGCATCGGCGAGCACGGCACGCAGCGAGGACTGGGCGTACGTGGACAGGCGCGACGCACCTTCGTTCACGTTGTTCACCGTCTGGTAGAAGCGCACCGGATTGGCGATCTGGTAGCGCATGAACGCGTCCACCACGAGGCGCTTCTGGTCCGCCGCAATGATTTCCTGCGCCGGGACGTTGAGGTCCAGCACCCGCTTGTCGAGGTAGCGCACGTCCTGCACGAACGGGATCTTGGCGTTGATGCCCGGATCGCGCACGGCCTGGCGCACTTCACCGAACTGCAGGACCAGCGCCTGCTGGGTCGGGTTGATGATGAAGAAGGAGTTGAGCGCGGCGACCACGACGGCCGCCAGGATCACGAGAAAGGCGATGAGGCCGACGCGCATTATCGGGCTCCCTGGGTCTGGTTGGCCGCAGGCCGGGCTTCGTTCAGCCGGTCAAGCGGAAGGTAGGGGACGACGCCGGAGCCGTTGCCGCTCTGGTCGATGATGATCTTGTCGGTGCCGGCCAGAACGCGCTCCATGGTTTCAAGATAGATCCGCTGCCGGGTGACTTCCGGCGCCTTGCGGTACTCTTCGTAGACCGAGAGGAAACGGTCCGCCTCACCGGTTGCCTCGGCGACGACCTGGTCGCGGTAGGCGCTGGCGTTTTCCACGATCCGGGCGGCTTCACCGCGGGCCTGCGGAACGATGTCGTTGGCGTAGGCATCCGCTTCGTTCTGAAAGCGCTCCTGGTCCGCGCGGGCTGTCTGCACGTCACGGAACGCGCCGATGACGGCCTGCGGGGGGTCGACCTTCTGGGTCTGCACCTGGCTGACTTCGATGCCGGCGCCGTAGCTGTCCAGCGTCTCCTGCATGAGCGCCTGAACGTCCTGCTCGATCTGCTGCCGCTCCTGGGTCAGGATCGGCTGAATGTTCTTCTGGCCGACCACTTCACGCATCGCGCTCTCGGCGACCTGCTTCACGGTACCGGCCGGATCTTCCACGTTGAAGAGATAGTTGGCGGGGTCGGAAATGCGCCACTGGACCTTGAAGTCCACGTCGACGATGTTCTCGTCGCCGGTCAGCATCAGGCTTTCCTGCGGCACGTCCCCGCCGCGTCCCTCACCGGTCGAGCCGATGTTGACTTCGCGGATACGCAGCACGTCCGGCGTGTAGACCTCACCGAACGGGTACGGCCAGTTGTAGTTCAGGCCCGGCTGCGTGGTGCTCTGGTATTTGCCGAGCACCAGCTCGACGCCGAGTTCGCCGGGGCCGACGCGGTAGAAGCCGGTGAGGCCATAGACCACGGCCGCCGCGATGATCGCGAGCAGCACGCCGCGTGCACCGATGGCACCAGCCGACGGGCCACCACCGCCGCCGCCCGCGCCGTTGCCGCCACCGCCCTTGCGGGGCAGCACGCGCTTCAGCTTGTCCTGGCTGCGGCGCAGCAGATCCTCAAGATCGGGCGAACCCTGATCGTTGCCACCACGCTGGGGTCCTTGCCCCCATGGGTTGGGCTTGTTCGGGCCGTTGCTGTTGCCGCCGCCGCCCCATGGGCCGTCACCGCCGCCCCATGGTCCGCCGCCTTTACCGCCCGACTGGTTG
This window encodes:
- a CDS encoding DUF2065 domain-containing protein, with protein sequence MNEIFLAAGLVLAVEGTIYALFPKTMRDLMARMMDTPLDTMRVGGVVALAAGVVIVWLARG
- a CDS encoding Do family serine endopeptidase, with the translated sequence MTSPMKNVATAAAAVGLLLLSATVPAPTHAQEVGPRSVADLAEGLLDSVVNISTSQRVEGRRPAAPSTDSEEGEDTPFQEFFDDFFDRDEGSPDPRRVQSLGSGFVISADGVVITNNHVIKDADEVIVNFADGRKLEAEIVGRDPKTDLAVLRVTPEDPLKPLDFAASDDMRVGDWVMAIGNPFGLGGTVTVGIISARNRNLQSGPYDDFLQTDAAINRGNSGGPLFDMDGNVVGINTAIISPSGGSIGIGFAIPSEIATAVITQLLEYGETRRGWLGVRIQEVSDDIADNLGMDEPTGALIAGVEDDGPAASGGMQAGDVVTLFDGKEVDSMRELPRIVANTAIGKRVAVTVLREGKSVELAVDVGQLEESEARAALAVDDEAEEPAADTEVGLTLLGMELKALSETQRSTFEIEKDIEGVVVTAVEADGRAADKRIVPGDIILEVGQREVKTPQDIEARIAKLKEDGRKTALLTLSNNEGDLRFTALRLED
- the hflK gene encoding FtsH protease activity modulator HflK, which gives rise to MPWNNQSGGKGGGPWGGGDGPWGGGGNSNGPNKPNPWGQGPQRGGNDQGSPDLEDLLRRSQDKLKRVLPRKGGGGNGAGGGGGGPSAGAIGARGVLLAIIAAAVVYGLTGFYRVGPGELGVELVLGKYQSTTQPGLNYNWPYPFGEVYTPDVLRIREVNIGSTGEGRGGDVPQESLMLTGDENIVDVDFKVQWRISDPANYLFNVEDPAGTVKQVAESAMREVVGQKNIQPILTQERQQIEQDVQALMQETLDSYGAGIEVSQVQTQKVDPPQAVIGAFRDVQTARADQERFQNEADAYANDIVPQARGEAARIVENASAYRDQVVAEATGEADRFLSVYEEYRKAPEVTRQRIYLETMERVLAGTDKIIIDQSGNGSGVVPYLPLDRLNEARPAANQTQGAR
- a CDS encoding protease modulator HflC: MRVGLIAFLVILAAVVVAALNSFFIINPTQQALVLQFGEVRQAVRDPGINAKIPFVQDVRYLDKRVLDLNVPAQEIIAADQKRLVVDAFMRYQIANPVRFYQTVNNVNEGASRLSTYAQSSLRAVLADATFQDIVRDDRPELMSRIQQDVAARARDIGVEVVDVKIRRADLPEANSEAIFQRMQTEREQEATQIRAQGREASQRVRAAADRTATVLRAEAQREAEQVRGQGDGRKNAIFAEAYTQDPQFFAFYRAMQAYVESLAAQDTRLVLSPDADFFRYFNDPAGLSRTARAAGERADGLASREQTGDANLPAPDLTATQTDAPIVRPADEVTKATAAESVAEAQANLDAVVEEAKAAAQAGLEAALEVDLGNDEPAPAGEGAAAPETTVTPSSEAAATAPATEPANDAASDSDVAPQEGADASGATTPAEESTAEAVANADPAPLPAANSAANADVNADTGSGAAAPAPAAATAGVNETQRGNVTIVRPEQKTE